The DNA sequence ATGTGGCCCCGGTGTTGGGCGCTTTGCGGGCCAGGGGCGTCACGGTGAAGTTCGATGACGATGACACCAAGAAGCCGGGCTGGAAATTCGCCGAGTACGAGTTCAAGGGCTATCCGCTCCGCATCGCGGTCGGACCCCGGGACTTGGAGCAGGGCACCGTGGAACTGGCTCGGCGCGACACGATGGAGAAGATTTCCATCCATATGACGGACCTCGCCGACAAGGTGGAACACCTGCTCGAAGCCATCCAGGACAATCTGTACCAGAAAGCCCTGGCCATGCGCGACCGCAAGACCCGGGCTGTGGACAGTTATGCGGAGTTCAAGCAGGCCATCGAGGAAGGTGGCTTCATACTGGCCCATTGGGACGGCACGGCGGAGACCGAGGCCAGGATCAAGGAAGAGACCAAGGCCACCATCCGGTGCATCCCCTTGGATGGTGACGCCTCGCCGGGCAAGTGCATGGTCACCGGTGCACCGAGTGCCGGGCGGGTCATCTTCGCAAGGGCCTATTGAGCATGACGCAGGAGGGTGGCATATCGCGGATGGAGAAAGTGGTGGACACCCTGCGGTCCAAAGGCTGCATGAAGCAGGACGTCTATGGCCAGGTCCAGGACCTCTTCGCCCGGCTGAAGACACAACTGAAAACGATCAATGATCAGCTGCGCGAAGCCTGCGCGGCCGACGACCGCCTGGTGGTCTCCTTCATCGACCACGGCGAGACGTCGTGCGAGCTGCGCGTGGCCGGGGACGTCATCATCTTCAGTATGCATACCAACGTGTTCAAGCTGGAGCAGGGCCATGCCTTGTGGAAAAGCGGCTATCTGGAGGAGGATGGCATGCGTGGTTACTTCGGGCTGATCAACATGTACAACTTCCTCAGCGACTCGCTCCGCTTCAACCGCGAACGCGATCTCGGCTACCTGGTGGCGCGCCTGTTCATCAACAAGGAAGGCCACTTTCTGGTGCAGGGCAAGCGGCAGCTCGGCTTCCTCTTCAGCGATCTGCAGAGCAACGAGATGGACGACGCACGTCTGCGCGAAGTGCTGCTCACGGTGGTCGACCACGTGATCGAGTTCGATCTGCTGGTGCCCCCATATGACCAAGTGGACCAGATCACCGTGACCGACATCAAGGAACTGTACGCCAACCGGCCCTTGAGCACGGGCAAGCGCCTGGGCTTCCGGTTCCAGGCCGACACGGACGACCTGACGTGACCGCCTTTGGCAGGGTACACGCCAAAGCTTTACATTTGCCGACCCTTGGCCGAAAAGCCTCGGGACTTTGACAGGATGGCCCGTTCGTCTAGGGGTTAGGACGCGTCCCTTTCACGGATGAAACAGGGGTTCGATTCCCCTACGGGCTACCAACCATGACGGCCCCCCGGCACCGGGGGGCCGTTCCATTCATGGCCCCTTGTGGATGACACGGAACCGGCCCATGGAGGCCGCATGACATGCCGACTATCTTTACGGCCCACGGGTTCGACAGACCAATACCCTCACAGGGGCCGGCCAAGCGCAACAACCACATGCTGAACTACCGCTTCCTGCTCCAGGGACTGATGATGACGGTCCTGCTGGTATCCTGTGTCGGCAAGCGCAACATCAACTACCTCCAGGACCCTTCGCTCACGGCCGGCGCCAGCAAGTTGTTCGAGAACCGGCGCTTCGAGTACCGGATACAGGTGAACGATGTGCTTTCCATCCGGGTGATGGGCCTGGACGAGGCCACGCACCGTTTCTTCAATGTGGAGGCGCAGAACGGCTTCGTCGGTGTGAACGATGCCGCCCTGTATGTGAATGGCTTCAGTGTGGACCGCAATGGGCACGTGCAATTGCCCACCGTGGGCAAGATCAAGGTGCAGGGACTCACCGTGGGTGAGGCGCAGGAGACGGTCCAGCGGAAGATCAACGAGTATTTCACCAACGCCACCGTCATCCTGAAACTGGTGAGCTTCCGTGTGAGCGTGCTGGGTGATGTGTCCCGACCCGGCGCCTACTTCGTGTACAACAACCAGATCACCGTGCTGGAGGCCCTGGCCATGGCCGGCGGCCCCAATGAATTCGCGGACAAGACGCACGTGACCATCATGCGCCAGACGGATCGAGGCGTGCAGGCCATCTATCTGGATCTTTCCAGCACCGACGTACTTGCCTCTGAATACTACTACCTGTTACCGAACGATGTGGTCTACGTGCCCGCGCTGAAAGCGCGAGCTGGCCGCTTGAACCTCGATATATTCCTGATCCTGCTCTCGACCTTGAGCACGGCGGCGATCGTCTATTCCATCATCCAGAACACGCAGTGATGGGCGAAAGCACCACCTCGGAGTTCATCGATCTGCGGGCCATCGTCCTCAAGTTGCTGCGGATGTGGTGGCTGTTCATGATCACCTGCGGACTGGCGGTGGCCGCGGGTTGGGCCTACCTGAAGACCACGCCGAAGATCTACCAGGTGCAGGCCACCATCCTCATGAGTGAGAAGGGCCGAAACAGGCTGGGCGCCGACCAGGAGTTCATCAAGGGCCTTTCCGCATTGGGCGGGCAGTCGGACATCGAGGACCAGATCGCCGTTCTCACCTCGGTCACCACCATCACCAAGACGCTCAAACGCCTGGATTTCGGGATCACCTATTATGAGCGGCGCAATTTCCTCACCCAGCAGAAGTACGACTACCCGCCCTATTATGTGACGTTGGACACGGTGGCGGTGCAGGTGTATGGCGTTCCGGTGCATGTGTCGGTGGACCGCGAGGCGGGCACCTACCATGTGCGCGCCAAGGCCAAGTACGCTCCGCTCTACAATGTGCAGAAGCAGAACGAGCTGGACGAGTTCCTCACGGAGTATGAAGTGGACCAGGAGGCACGGATCGGCGAACCTTTCGTGGCCGAGGGCCTGAGCTTCAGCATCGAGTTCCCCGAGGACAGACAGTATCGCTCGGACACTGAATACTTCTTCACCATCAACAGCCTGGATGGACTGGTCGCGGAGTACCGCGCCCGCACCATGGCCGGTCCCCAGAGCGACGAGAGTAGCATCGTGCATGTGAGCACGGTGGGCGAGGTGGTCTCCAAGGAGAAGCTCTACATAGACAAACTTCTGGAGACCTACATCGAAGGCGAACTCTACCGCAGGCAGCAGAAGGGACTCAAAACGATCAACTTCATCGAGGGGCAGATCGATATCGTGAGTGATTCCTTGCGCAAGGTGGAGACCACCATGGAGGGTTTCCGCGGTGTAAGTGGTGGCATGATGAGCGCGGCCACCACGAGTGACGCGCTGTTCCAAGAGCGGAGCCGATTGGACCGTGAACGGTCCACCTTGGTGGCACGCCGCCAGTACTGCATGTCCATCCTGGACAAGGTGCGCAACCAGAGCGACCTGCGCAATGTGCCGGCGCCCTCCTCCTCCGGCATCGATGATCCCGTGCTTAACAACCTGGTGCTGGAGATCACCCGCCTCTCGGCCGATCTGGCCGCCATGAACGTGAGCACGGGGCCGAGGAACAACCCGGCGGTGATCGCCATGGAACGCCGGCTGAAGAACCTCACCTCCTCCCTGGCCCAGACCGCCGAAAGCCTGGTGGAGCAGGTGAACATCTCACTCGGTCAAGTGGACCGGAGCCTCGCCCGGATCAACTTCGAATTCAATCAGTTGCCTGAGAATGAACGCAAGCTGGGCAACATCTCCAGGAAGTTCCAGCTGAGCGAGAGTCTTTACAACTATCTGATGGAGAAGCGCGCCGAGGCCGGCATCGCCATCGCTTCGGACGATGTGGACAAGTGGGTGGTGGACCGTGCGCGCAACCTGACCGGCAAGCCGGTCAAGCCATCACGCAAGACGGTACTCGGTGGGGCGTTGCTCATCGGCCTCCTGCTGCCGGTGGCCTTCATCCTGCTGCGCGACCTGTTCAACGACAGCATCACGGACATCGACCAGCTCAAGCGCATTTCACCGATACCCATACTGACCACCATCCCAACGGGAAAACGCAAGCGGATCACCATGGACGAGCCCAAGTCCATGCTGGCCGAAGCCTTCCGCACCGCGCGCATCAACATGCAATACCTCAATCCGCATGGCCAGCGGCAGGTGGTGGGCTTCACGAGCTCCTCCAGCGGCGAAGGCAAGACGTTCTGTGCGGTCAACCTCGCATCGGTGATGGCCATCAGCGGCAAACGTGTGTTGCTGCTGGATGCCGACATGCGGAGGCCACGGGTGGCCGAGGCGCTCGAAGTGCCCGCCGGCAAGGGCCTGTCCACCTATCTGATCGGAGAGGCCGGCCTGGATGAGCTGATCACGCCCACCGATGTGAAGGGACTGGATGTGATCACCGCCGGACCTGTACCCCCGAACCCGCTTGAACTGGCCGAGCTGCCCACCATGACCACCCTGTTCCAGGTCTTGCGCCAGCGCTACGACCAGATCATTGTGGACGCTTCGCCCATGGGGCTGGTGAGCGAGTACGTGATCATGATGCGCCACGTGGACCTCACCCTGTACGTGGTCCGGCAAGGACACACGAGCCGGAGTGCGCTTCGGCTCATCAACGAGATGTACAGGGAGAAGAAGGTGGAGCGTATCGACCTGCTGCTCAACGACGTGAAGGAAGGCCCCGGCTACGGCAAGGGCTACGGCTACTACACCAAGTAGGTACCCGCTGGCATGCTGGGCAGCGCTGGGTTCCGGAAGTATCTCGCCAACACATCCTGGCTCTTCGCCGAGCGCATGGTACGACTGGTGGTGGTGTTGCTCACCGGCATCCTCGTGGCGCGCTATCTGGGTCCGGCGCTCTTCGGCCAGCTCA is a window from the Flavobacteriales bacterium genome containing:
- a CDS encoding polysaccharide export protein, which produces MLNYRFLLQGLMMTVLLVSCVGKRNINYLQDPSLTAGASKLFENRRFEYRIQVNDVLSIRVMGLDEATHRFFNVEAQNGFVGVNDAALYVNGFSVDRNGHVQLPTVGKIKVQGLTVGEAQETVQRKINEYFTNATVILKLVSFRVSVLGDVSRPGAYFVYNNQITVLEALAMAGGPNEFADKTHVTIMRQTDRGVQAIYLDLSSTDVLASEYYYLLPNDVVYVPALKARAGRLNLDIFLILLSTLSTAAIVYSIIQNTQ
- a CDS encoding polysaccharide biosynthesis tyrosine autokinase, producing the protein MGESTTSEFIDLRAIVLKLLRMWWLFMITCGLAVAAGWAYLKTTPKIYQVQATILMSEKGRNRLGADQEFIKGLSALGGQSDIEDQIAVLTSVTTITKTLKRLDFGITYYERRNFLTQQKYDYPPYYVTLDTVAVQVYGVPVHVSVDREAGTYHVRAKAKYAPLYNVQKQNELDEFLTEYEVDQEARIGEPFVAEGLSFSIEFPEDRQYRSDTEYFFTINSLDGLVAEYRARTMAGPQSDESSIVHVSTVGEVVSKEKLYIDKLLETYIEGELYRRQQKGLKTINFIEGQIDIVSDSLRKVETTMEGFRGVSGGMMSAATTSDALFQERSRLDRERSTLVARRQYCMSILDKVRNQSDLRNVPAPSSSGIDDPVLNNLVLEITRLSADLAAMNVSTGPRNNPAVIAMERRLKNLTSSLAQTAESLVEQVNISLGQVDRSLARINFEFNQLPENERKLGNISRKFQLSESLYNYLMEKRAEAGIAIASDDVDKWVVDRARNLTGKPVKPSRKTVLGGALLIGLLLPVAFILLRDLFNDSITDIDQLKRISPIPILTTIPTGKRKRITMDEPKSMLAEAFRTARINMQYLNPHGQRQVVGFTSSSSGEGKTFCAVNLASVMAISGKRVLLLDADMRRPRVAEALEVPAGKGLSTYLIGEAGLDELITPTDVKGLDVITAGPVPPNPLELAELPTMTTLFQVLRQRYDQIIVDASPMGLVSEYVIMMRHVDLTLYVVRQGHTSRSALRLINEMYREKKVERIDLLLNDVKEGPGYGKGYGYYTK